Genomic segment of Candidatus Poribacteria bacterium:
GCTGTTGATGTTGTGACAGGTAAGGAAGATAACTCGCTTGACCCGGAAACATCAAATAACTTCACAGGTGGATTTACCGTTGATATTTTGGGCGTAAATTTCACAGTGGACTTTTTTGATATTCGGCTGAAAAACCGGTTATCGGTGTCACAACACTTTCAATTGACTGACGCGCAGAAGGCGCAACTCATCTCCGCAGGTGTAACCAGCGCAGCGAATCTGGAAACATTCCAGTTCTTTATCAACGACTTCAGTACCACAACCAACGGTATTGACTTTGTTGTTACAGCACCAATACCCAACGGAAACCTCATCGCCGTGTATAACTTCACGAACACCACGGTTACCGATCACAATCCGGACACACTGGACGATCATCGAATCAGGGAACTGCAAGAGAATTTACCCGCACACCGCGGCAGCCTGACTGTTGCTCAATCCATAACGGATGCGTGGGGGGTGCTCGGGCGCGCCAGTTATTTCAGTGGTTGGTTCGATTCTGAAGATTACTTACAGAATCCAGATGTAGAAGGCACTGGAGAATACACTGGAAGGGTTATTTTCGACTTAGAAACCACTTACGCCGTGGGGGCCGGATTGACGCTCACGCTCGGTGGAAGAAATATCCTTAATACCTATCCCGATGAAAATCCGAATGGTGCTGATTCTGTCGGTAACAAATATGGGCAGTTCAGTCCGTTCGGTTTTGATGGGGCGTTCTGGTATGCTAAAGTTGGATACAGTTTCTAAACCTATTTCCTGAAAAGGCTATATGCTTTTCGCAAACGGCGCGGTTTTCAACCGCGCCTATTCAATTTATATAAGTTGTGTATGTAAATTTTATATAAGTTGTGTATGTAAATTATGCTTTAGATGCGGGTGTTTTCTTAAGTAACAGGACTTACTCAATTTTCTGATGACTACGGACATTCCACACGCCGCTGGCGAGGTTTCTATCGGAAATACCTCAGCAAAAACACCTCGCCAGCAACGGAGCTGCGTAAGTCCTGAGTAAAAAATGAAGGAGTTCATTTATGAAAGTCGCACTTGCTTTTAAAACGTTACTGCTTCTGATGTATGGTGTTTTAGTTATTTTTATAGGTTTGGCATCTATAGCAGTAGCACAAGAGGCTGAAAGGGAATCAAGCGACGCAGCATCTGAACAGGAGATCATAACGCTTGAGGGGGTAGTTGTGGTCGGAACGCGTGCGAAACCGCGTTCGGTGCTTGAATCTGCTGTCCCGATTGATGTTTTACCGAGTGATGATTTCGTCAAACAGGGAAGCACGGATTTGCCGGACCTGTTAAGAAACTTAGTCCCCTCTTATAATGTTAATGCGCAGCCCATCGCCGATGCGGCTACTGTCGTCCGCCCAGCGAATCTGCGCGGATTGGCACCAGATCACACGTTGTTACTGGTTAATGGTAAACGCCGCCACCGTGCCTCCGTCATTGCTTGGCTCGGAAATGGGTTGTCCGATGGTGGGCAAGGTGCTGATCTTTCTCCTATCCCGTCGATCGCACTGAAACAGGTGGAGGTGCTACGAGATGGAGCGTCGGCGCAATACGGTTCTGATGCAATCGCGGGTGTCATGAACCTGCAGCTCAAAGACAGTTATGAAGGCGGATCTGTTGAAATCAAACCGGGTATTTTCCAAGCCGGTGACGGTCTTACCTACGCTCTCGCTGGGAACATCGGTTTAGGTCAAGAAGATCTCTGGACAAATCTCAGTTTAGAATACGGTGGCATGAACGAGACAGACCGCTCGGTACAACGGGATGATGCCGCTGCGCTTATCGGTGCTGGGAATACGGATGTCGCTGACCCGGCGCAACCGTGGGGACACCCTATTATTAGAAACGACATCAAACTTTTTGCAAACTATGGGGCAAGCGTTACTGATGACATTAAGTTCTACGGTCATGCGAATTACGCACAGAAAGAGGTTGAAGGTGGTTTCTACTTCCGAAATCCCAATACCCGAGGTGCTGTGTTTAGTAATGATGGCGGTGAGACGCTGCTTGTCGGAAATCTACGAGGTTTGACAGCGGAAATGGCGAAATGGGAAACCCGAAAGGCGGAGTGGGAAACCCAAAATGTGGCAGCAGTGGAAGCCGGGGAGGCGTTCCCCGAACCGTCGCCTCACGATGCTGACGATATTCCTATAAACAACAACGTTCCTGATCCGGTTGCCTTACAACAGGTATCCAGTGACCCGAATCTTTTCACATTCCAAGAACTCTTTCCGGGTGGGTTTACCCCTCGCTTTGGTGCCGATACTCAAGATGCTTCGCTCCTCATTGGTCTGAAGGGAACAATCGCGGACGACTTAGGGTGGGATTTAAGTGCTTCCTACGGACGGCACGCCTCCGATTTCTTTATCAGAAATACGGTCAATGCCTCGCTTGGACCGGACACACCGACTGAATTTGATCCAGGTGATTATATCCAAGCAGATACGAACATTAACCTTGACTTAACCTATCCACTGCACGATATGGTGTTCCTCGCTTCTGGGCTGGAATATCGAACAGAAACGTTTGAGATTGTGCAGGGACAGATTGAGTCTTGGGAGATCGGTCCGTTGGCAAGCCAAGGATTTAGTTCAGGATCCAACGGGTTCCCCGGCTTCAGTGACATTGCCGAAGGGAGTTGGACCCGGTCTAACTTTGCGGGTTATTTGGAAAGTGAGTTAAGACCTCTTGGTTTCTGGACGGTTAGTGCTGCTGTTCGTGGTGAGTATTTTGATGATTTTGGGAGCACAATTAACTACAAAATCGCAACGAACTATGGCATTGCTGACACACTCAAATCACTGCTTTCGGTTGATCCTGGTGTTGATCTGAGGGCACGCGGTAGTTACAGCACCGGTTTCAGAGCACCCACACCTGGACAGCAGAATGCCTTTAATGTCACAACGGAGTTCGGTGAGAACAATACGTTAGTCAATAAGGGGACGATTCCTTCCACACATGGTGCCGCACGTTTGGTAGGTGGTAAGGCACTTGAACCGGAAAAGTCGAAGAATTTCACGGTTGGAACGGTGGTCAGTCACGCTATTGCGAGTATCACGATCGACTATTTCAACATCAAAGTAGAAGATCGGTTGGCACCTTCACGTGACTTCAACCGTGGCACAGATATTACCGAAGCACAAATCGAGCAGCTTGTCGCTGAAGGTATCACGAGTGCAGGGAACTTACAGGAATTCCGATTCTTTACCAACGAATTTGAAACAAGCACTCAAGGGATTGATGTGATTCTTACGGCACCTATACTGGATGGTGCACTCAGCGTTGCTTACAACTGGACTGAAACAGAGGTAACCAAACACAATCCCGATATTCTCAACGAAGTCCGTATCAACCTAATACAAGAAGGAATACCACGGCATCGTGGAAATGTGACATTGACCCAAGCTATCGGCAATAGTTTGGGTGTATTGGGCAGAGTTAATTATTACGGTCCTTGGTACGAGAATGCGGTAGGCGCGCAAACTTACAATGAAGCGTTTTTGGTGGACTTTGAATTCAGTTACGCAATCGTTGAAAACTTGGGCATCACAATCGGTGTGAATAATGTCCTCAATGTTGAACCGGATAATATTACTGAGGCAGAGGGCCCTGACGTACCCTTTGATATTAAAGAGTTTCCTGCCAGAATCGTTGGTAGACCTTTCGGCGAGTATAGTCCGTATGGGTTTGGCGGCGCGTTCTGGTATACCAAAGTTAGTTATAGTTTTTAGGAATTATACGATTCATATTTTGTGTTGGGAAGCGGTTTATAGTAAAACCCGTAATTATCTATACACCAACGCAAGGGCGAGGATACAATCCTCGCTAGCGGTGGTATACGATTCATATTTTGTGTTGGGAAGTGGTTTAAAACCGTTGCTCAACGCGAAGAGCAGTCTTTATGTTATTTTCTCAAAAGTGAGGTAATTAATGAGCAATCAGAGCAGAGATGCAGAATATACAATGGGCCGCAGTGAGGAAGAGACACAACGCTTGATCGAACAATCGCAGCTTTATGACGATGTAACACGCCGCTTTTTCCTCAGAAGCGGTATCGCTAAAGGCATGAAAGTACTTGATGTCGGTAGCGGGGCAGGTGATGTGGCACTCACGCTTGCTGAATTTGTGGGTACCGAAGGGAACGTCGTTGGTGTAGATGTCAACCCTGATGTTCTCAAAACAGCACAGGCTCGCGCAGAGGCATCCGGTTTTTCAAACGTTGAATTCATTGCCGGTGATGCCCGAACGCTTGTACTTCCAGACGACTTTGATGCCATCGTCGGTAGACTTGTCCTGCTGTATATGTCGGACCCGGCAGAGGCACTTAAAACGTTGATCACGCGTCTTCGCCCCGGCGGAATTGTCGCCTTTCAGGATACTGAACTCGAGCTCTACCGGACGGTTATACATCCGGATACACCTTTGATAAATCAGTTGGTTGAATGGGGGCTGACAGTGTTTGAACGTTCAGGCGCACATCTCAATATGGGTATGGAACTCTACCGGGTATTCGTTGATGCAGGTCTGCCTGAGCCTACCTTACACTTTGAGGCTCCTATGGGCGGTCCTGAGGGCTGGCCCGGGTTTGAGTATCTCGCCAACAGTTTTCGGAGCCTCGTTCCACTCATGGAGGCGTATGGCATAGCGACAAGTGAAGAGGTAGATATCGACACACTTGCAGATCGGATTCAAGCGGAAGTCACGACCTCAAAACGACCGCTCCTGTTGCCGCCGCACATTACAGCGTATGCCTCCCTACCGATGTGATACCACCCAACGCCTAAAGGTGTGGGCTTCGGTTTCATAGACAATAGCGGTTTTCCCGAAGGTCTACCGTCTTATGTTGTCTCCACCAGCAGGCAATTCCCTGAAACTCTGAAACGAGTATCAGGCATATCGTGCGGAAACTTTCACGGGTATCCCTGCCTGCAATATATTTATAGCAGCGTTTATGTCTCGATCGTGGTGTGAACCACATTCCGGACATGTCCACTGCCTATCAGAGAGTGTTAGGGTTTGGTTATGAAAACCACAATCGCTACAAGGTTTTGTTGTCGCTGTCCATTGATCAACTCGTTTTAGAAGACGCTTATGTTTGCTACACTTATACTTCAATATCTCAACAAGCTGGTAGAAGGCGAGGTCAGAGACTTTACGCCCCCAGAGGCGTTTCATGCCATCAAGGTTCAAAGTTTCAAGGACAATCGTATCAAACTTCTTACAGAGTTCAGAGGCAAGTTGCCAATGAAAGTCTTTGCGTTGGTTCGTGATTTTCCGATAGAGACGGGCAATCTGTCTCACACAACGCCACCAGCGATTAGAACCTTTTTGCTTACGGCTTAATGCTTTGTTAAGGGTTCGCAGTTTCGTCAAGTTGGATTTCAAAGGTTGTGGGTGTTGTATCTTCTCACCCGTACTGAGCGTCAAATATGCGTCTTTCATACCATAGTCTGCCCCAACACTCTTACCCGTTGTTGGCAGAGGTTTCGTCTCTACGAAATCCGTGAGGATGTAGAGCCAATAATCACCGCATGAGGATGTAGAGCCAATAATCACCGCAAGCGTCACGCTTGATCGTGATACGACTGATATTTCCATAAAACTCACGGTGTTTATGAAAAGTATAAGCGACTTTATCATA
This window contains:
- a CDS encoding TonB-dependent receptor, with translation MKVALAFKTLLLLMYGVLVIFIGLASIAVAQEAERESSDAASEQEIITLEGVVVVGTRAKPRSVLESAVPIDVLPSDDFVKQGSTDLPDLLRNLVPSYNVNAQPIADAATVVRPANLRGLAPDHTLLLVNGKRRHRASVIAWLGNGLSDGGQGADLSPIPSIALKQVEVLRDGASAQYGSDAIAGVMNLQLKDSYEGGSVEIKPGIFQAGDGLTYALAGNIGLGQEDLWTNLSLEYGGMNETDRSVQRDDAAALIGAGNTDVADPAQPWGHPIIRNDIKLFANYGASVTDDIKFYGHANYAQKEVEGGFYFRNPNTRGAVFSNDGGETLLVGNLRGLTAEMAKWETRKAEWETQNVAAVEAGEAFPEPSPHDADDIPINNNVPDPVALQQVSSDPNLFTFQELFPGGFTPRFGADTQDASLLIGLKGTIADDLGWDLSASYGRHASDFFIRNTVNASLGPDTPTEFDPGDYIQADTNINLDLTYPLHDMVFLASGLEYRTETFEIVQGQIESWEIGPLASQGFSSGSNGFPGFSDIAEGSWTRSNFAGYLESELRPLGFWTVSAAVRGEYFDDFGSTINYKIATNYGIADTLKSLLSVDPGVDLRARGSYSTGFRAPTPGQQNAFNVTTEFGENNTLVNKGTIPSTHGAARLVGGKALEPEKSKNFTVGTVVSHAIASITIDYFNIKVEDRLAPSRDFNRGTDITEAQIEQLVAEGITSAGNLQEFRFFTNEFETSTQGIDVILTAPILDGALSVAYNWTETEVTKHNPDILNEVRINLIQEGIPRHRGNVTLTQAIGNSLGVLGRVNYYGPWYENAVGAQTYNEAFLVDFEFSYAIVENLGITIGVNNVLNVEPDNITEAEGPDVPFDIKEFPARIVGRPFGEYSPYGFGGAFWYTKVSYSF
- a CDS encoding class I SAM-dependent methyltransferase, which produces MSNQSRDAEYTMGRSEEETQRLIEQSQLYDDVTRRFFLRSGIAKGMKVLDVGSGAGDVALTLAEFVGTEGNVVGVDVNPDVLKTAQARAEASGFSNVEFIAGDARTLVLPDDFDAIVGRLVLLYMSDPAEALKTLITRLRPGGIVAFQDTELELYRTVIHPDTPLINQLVEWGLTVFERSGAHLNMGMELYRVFVDAGLPEPTLHFEAPMGGPEGWPGFEYLANSFRSLVPLMEAYGIATSEEVDIDTLADRIQAEVTTSKRPLLLPPHITAYASLPM
- a CDS encoding RNA-guided endonuclease TnpB family protein, with the translated sequence MEISVVSRSSVTLAVIIGSTSSCGDYWLYILTDFVETKPLPTTGKSVGADYGMKDAYLTLSTGEKIQHPQPLKSNLTKLRTLNKALSRKQKGSNRWWRCVRQIARLYRKITNQRKDFHWQLASELCKKFDTIVLETLNLDGMKRLWGRKVSDLAFYQLVEILKYKCSKHKRLLKRVDQWTATTKPCSDCGFHNQTLTLSDRQWTCPECGSHHDRDINAAINILQAGIPVKVSARYA